One Salvelinus namaycush isolate Seneca chromosome 29, SaNama_1.0, whole genome shotgun sequence genomic region harbors:
- the LOC120024565 gene encoding interferon lambda receptor 1-like: protein MVKYLLIIYLWTAVVSHGSSIGRPEGVHFNSVNLRNIAKWHPGKDTPNDTHYTVEYAIYGDRMDSGATHVRWRVKKQCRDIPQTWCDLSNETTDLDEGYFARVKAVGTNLSSKWAFTEKRFDPKADTTFGPPLVKLVMKENSVTVKLKGPMRWKTGNMTKEYSMLKIYPQMTYNLSVYDNRSSKTHHFTVGNRSFEYGLLAYETQYCFSANSQVLSLPIPWHASEWQCLTTPKDPFYDQLLLMLMGAVVPSVICLFMLILAGCLVYHSVCGNKQKSPPFLEILDIQNPPQTFCPEHTVTVNVVLVNIAKPMELMAIKPNNIPALIHQTEQELVLPSSAQQAPGIEPPKEGSCKDEFGEAQPEPLDYGFVGAAPEMPEVRESEASDSEKTLPLRLSQVNPYIAQRCAPGSQEPVENVLTGICLDMDPKTGLFRMPLLSDIKLGVESTSYKEPDQVGPYALQHFSVRETTEVDLWGDKTEEPKSYPSDYGFVGAAPKQQMVTTKYQTRSNRRDNQPLLLAQVNLYRSQRQALFPQESEEEDGLGGGNCVDWSPTTGILQMPLLSKPIPEVEVARKDRESEQLEILPSVLVRQSSEESEGESDLTKLQNVWSLQINMED, encoded by the exons ATGGTCAAATATCTCTTGATTATTTATCTATGGACGGCAG TTGTCTCACATGGGTCCAGTATAGGACGTCCTGAAGGAGTTCATTTTAACTCTGTGAACCTGAGGAACATTGCAAAGTGGCATCCTGGGAAAGACACACCAAATGACACACATTACACAGTGGAGTATGCAAT TTATGGTGACAGAATGGATAGTGGGGCGACACATGTGCGCTGGAGGGTGAAGAAGCAATGCAGAGACATCCCTCAGACCTGGTGTGATCTATCCAATGAGACCACTGACCTGGATGAAGGCTACTTTGCCAGAGTCAAGGCTGTGGGCACAAACCTATCCTCCAAATGGGCATTCACGGAAAAGAGGTTTGACCCCAAAGCTGACA CAACCTTTGGACCTCCACTTGTAAAACTTGTGATGAAGGAGAATAGTGTTACTGTCAAGCTGAAGGGTCCAATGAGATGGAAGACTGGAAACATGACAAAAGAGTACTCCATGTTGAAAATATACCCTCAGATGACATACAACCTCTCTGTGTACGACAACAGAAGCAGCAAAACG CATCACTTCACTGTGGGAAACAGATCCTTTGAATATGGGTTGCTTGCCTATGAAACCCAGTATTGTTTCTCTGCTAATTCCCAGGTCCTATCACTTCCTATACCTTGGCATGCATCTGAATGGCAGTGCCTAACAACCCCAAAGG ATCCTTTCTACGACCAGCTGCTACTGATGCTGATGGGAGCCGTTGTACCATCAGTTATCTGCCTTTTCATGCTGATCCTGGCCGGATGCCTTGTCTACCACTCTGTTTGTGGTAATAAACAGAAAAGTCCCCCTTTCCTG GAAATATTGGACATTCAGAACCCACCGCAGACTTTCTGTCCTGAGCATACTGTGACAGTGAATGTGGTACTGGTCAACATTGCCAAGCCCATGGAGTTGATGGCCATAAAGCCTAACAACATCCCTGCCCTGATCCACCAAACAGAGCAGGAGCTCGTACTACCCTCCTCTGCCCAGCAAGCCCCTGGCATAGAGCCTCCAAAGGAGGGATCATGCAAAGATGAGTTCGGTGAGGCCCAACCAGAGCCTCTAGACTACGGCTTCGTTGGAGCGGCCCCAGAGATGCCGGAAGTAAGGGAAAGTGAGGCATCTGACAGTGAGAAAACCCTGCCCCTGCGTCTCAGCCAGGTCAACCCATACATAGCACAGAGATGTGCACCAGGTTCACAGGAGCCTGTGGAGAATGTTTTGACTGGGATCTGTTTAGACATGGACCCCAAGACAGGGCTCTTTAGAATGCCACTGCTGTCTGATATAAAGCTGGGGGTGGAGAGCACAAGTTACAAAGAGCCTGATCAGGTGGGTCCCTACGCACTACAGCACTTCTCTGTCAGAGAGACCACTGAGGTGGACCTGTGGGGAGACAAAACTGAAGAGCCCAAAAGTTACCCCTCAGACTACGGCTTCGTGGGAGCAGCCCCAAAGCAGCAGATGGTGACAACAAAGTACCAGACGCGGTCTAACAGAAGGGATAATCAGCCCCTGCTGCTAGCCCAGGTCAACCTGTACAGAAGCCAGAGGCAAGCTCTGTTTCCACaggagtctgaggaagaggatggaTTAGGTGGTGGTAACTGTGTTGACTGGAGCCCTACAACAGGGATCCTCCAGATGCCTTTGCTCTCCAAGCCTATTCCAGAAGTGGAGGTAGCGAGAAAGGACAGGGAGTCAGAGCAGTTGGAGATCCTACCCAGTGTGTTAGTGAGGCAATCCTCAGAGGAGAGTGAGGGTGAGAGTGACCTGACTAAACTACAGAATGTCTGGAGTCTACAGATCAACATGGAGGACTAA